One region of Nothobranchius furzeri strain GRZ-AD chromosome 16, NfurGRZ-RIMD1, whole genome shotgun sequence genomic DNA includes:
- the LOC107387940 gene encoding elongin-B: MRRAYVHCATSASGAVWGFCRTGLAILISEMDVFLMIRRHKTTIFTDAKESTTVYELKRIVEGILKRPPEDQRLYKDDQLLEDSKTLGDCGFTSQTARPQAPATVGLAFRVNDEMFEQLHIEAFSSPPELPDVMKPQDSGSTANEQAVQ, encoded by the exons ATGCGTCGTGCGTACGTTCATTGCGCAACATCCGCGAGCGGTGCAGTCTGGGGGTTCTGCCGCACAGGGCTGGCGATACTGATCTCTGAAATG GATGTGTTCCTAATGATCCGGCGTCATAAGACGACAATCTTCACAGATGCAAAGGAATCTACCACTGTGTACGAGCTGAAGCGGATTGTTGAAGGTATACTTAAGAGACCACCAGAGGACCAGCGGCTCTACAAA GATGATCAGTTGCTAGAGGATAGTAAAACCCTGGGGGACTGTGGGTTCACCAGTCAGACTGCCAGACCTCAAGCACCAGCTACAGTTGGTCTGGCTTTCCGTGTAAATG ACGAGATGTTTGAGCAGCTGCACATCGAGGCCTTCTCCAGCCCCCCAGAACTCCCAGATGTGATGAAACCGCAGGACTCTGGTA
- the pkmyt1 gene encoding membrane-associated tyrosine- and threonine-specific cdc2-inhibitory kinase isoform X2, with translation MMSVAVETTASRVSLPLPTHFHQAEQSFSLKKRKLPFSSSSVSNSSCSSPVRHSYSHPPLPPSKGCPPLSRIFAQHSSPWTPLSKSLSNSAYDPSKNGSYFSQCFTNLGILGKGSFGEVFKVQSNKNGRLYAVKRSAYRFRGNSDRDRSVKEARNHEHLCPHSHILNFVAAWEESGRLYIQTELCSTSLLLHAESKPPGPDEPAAWAYLCDLLSALQHLHSHGFVHLDLKPANVLITDSGRLKLGDFGLLMEVKQTITERTEDKVKEDVQEGDPRYMAPELLRGEYGPAADVFSLGVSILELACNIEVPNGGEGWQQLRQGHLPSEFTNGLSVELQSVLRMMLTPEPSERPTVFELLALPSVRRHRWKRRVYLMVAEAMLTLVSMCQMVVCFGCRLLSSLPLSFLPRWNKPVPSTPPKDSWDRDVTLSLSSMHTSHESFEDDTVFLHHTDPDFSPTFSHRVNSRLSAESTSTPLSGSPIRNHRSPVHTPGHSTLGDWPSSNLALTPSSIHSNGFCHTLTPSTSPAHTKHHTGSSSSKSSGRLSRNWIRTEESVPRSNFEPKNLLGLFEETTREEQPEP, from the exons ATGATGTCAGTCGCCGTGGAAACAACAGCATCCAGGGTGTCTCTCCCTCTCCCAACCCATTTCCACCAAGCAGAGCAGTCCTTCTCCCTGAAAAAGCGCAAGCTCCCCTTTTCCTCGTCATCTGTGTCCAACTCCTCCTGCTCTTCCCCAGTTCGACACTCCTATTCTCACCCTCCACTGCCACCATCCAAGGGTTGTCCCCCTCTGAGCAGGATATTTGCTCAGCATTCATCACCATGGACACCACTGTCTAAGTCTCTCAGTAATTCTGCCTATGATCCCAGTAAAAATGGGTCCTATTTCAGTCAGTGTTTTACTAATTTGGGCATCTTGGGAAAAGGATCTTTTGGAGAGGTCTTTAAG GTGCAAAGCAACAAGAACGGGCGTCTTTACGCTGTGAAGCGCTCTGCTTATCGCTTCAGAGGAAACAGCGACAGAGATCGAAGTGTGAAGGAGGCCAGGAACCACGAGCACCTTTGTCCTCATTCACACATCCTGAACTTTGTGGCTGCGTGGGAGGAGAGTGGCCGACTCTACATCCAGACAGAACTGTGCAGCACTAGTTTGCTGCTCCATGCTGAGAGCAAGCCCCCTGGACCAG ATGAGCCTGCTGCCTGGGCATACCTGTGTGACCTCCTCTCTGCTCTGCAACACTTACACTCTCATGGTTTTGTGCATCTGGACCTTAAGCCTGCTAATGTCCTCATCACTGACTCTGGCCGTCTGAAGTTGGGGGACTTTGGGCTTCTGATGGAGGTCAAGCAGACGATTACGGAGCGCACAGAGGACAAAGTAAAAGAGGATGTTCAAGAAGGTGATCCTAGATACATGGCCCCTGAGCTGCTCCGTGGAGAATATGGCCCTGCTGCTGACGTTTTTAG tttgggTGTTTCTATTCTTGAGCTGGCTTGTAATATCGAGGTTCCAAACGGTGGTGAGGGCTGGCAGCAGCTCAGACAGGGTCATCTTCCCTCTGAGTTTACCAACG GCCTGTCTGTTGAGCTACAGTCAGTCCTCCGGATGATGCTGACCCCTGAACCATCTGAGAGACCCACGGTCTTTGAGCTTCTGGCCCTCCCCTCTGTGAGGAGACATAGATGGAAACGGCGTGTTTATCTCATGGTTGCTGAAGCCATGCTGACTTTGGTCTCCATGTGTCAA ATGGTGGTGTGCTTCGGATGCAGACTGCTGTCCTCATTACCTTTGTCCTTCCTCCCTCGATGGAACAAACCAGTGCCCAGCACCCCCCCTAAAGACAGCTGGGACAGAGATGTAACACTGTCCCTCAGTAGTATGCACACCAGTCACGAGAGTTTTGAGGACGACACTGTGTTTTTGCATCACACAGATCCCGATTTTTCTCCCACCTTTTCACACAG GGTGAATTCTAGGCTCTCTGCAGAAAGCACATCCACTCCTCTATCCGGTTCACCGATACGCAATCACAGAAGTCCCGTTCACACACCCGGGCATTCAACCCTGGGTGACTGGCCCTCATCTAACCTGGCTTTAACCCCTTCCAGCATCCATTCAAATGGCTTCTGCCACACACTCACACCCAGCACAAGCCCCGCACACACCAAGCATCACACAGGCTCTTCATCCAGTAAGTCTTCTGGCCGGCTGAGTCGTAACTGGATCAGAACAGAAGAGTCAGTACCCCGATCTAACTTTGAACCAAAGAacttgctcggtctgtttgaagaAACAACTCGAGAAGAACAGCCTGAGCCATGA
- the pkmyt1 gene encoding membrane-associated tyrosine- and threonine-specific cdc2-inhibitory kinase isoform X1 produces MMSVAVETTASRVSLPLPTHFHQAEQSFSLKKRKLPFSSSSVSNSSCSSPVRHSYSHPPLPPSKGCPPLSRIFAQHSSPWTPLSKSLSNSAYDPSKNGSYFSQCFTNLGILGKGSFGEVFKVQSNKNGRLYAVKRSAYRFRGNSDRDRSVKEARNHEHLCPHSHILNFVAAWEESGRLYIQTELCSTSLLLHAESKPPGPDEPAAWAYLCDLLSALQHLHSHGFVHLDLKPANVLITDSGRLKLGDFGLLMEVKQTITERTEDKVKEDVQEGDPRYMAPELLRGEYGPAADVFSLGVSILELACNIEVPNGGEGWQQLRQGHLPSEFTNGLSVELQSVLRMMLTPEPSERPTVFELLALPSVRRHRWKRRVYLMVAEAMLTLVSMCQVMLPMVVCFGCRLLSSLPLSFLPRWNKPVPSTPPKDSWDRDVTLSLSSMHTSHESFEDDTVFLHHTDPDFSPTFSHRVNSRLSAESTSTPLSGSPIRNHRSPVHTPGHSTLGDWPSSNLALTPSSIHSNGFCHTLTPSTSPAHTKHHTGSSSSKSSGRLSRNWIRTEESVPRSNFEPKNLLGLFEETTREEQPEP; encoded by the exons ATGATGTCAGTCGCCGTGGAAACAACAGCATCCAGGGTGTCTCTCCCTCTCCCAACCCATTTCCACCAAGCAGAGCAGTCCTTCTCCCTGAAAAAGCGCAAGCTCCCCTTTTCCTCGTCATCTGTGTCCAACTCCTCCTGCTCTTCCCCAGTTCGACACTCCTATTCTCACCCTCCACTGCCACCATCCAAGGGTTGTCCCCCTCTGAGCAGGATATTTGCTCAGCATTCATCACCATGGACACCACTGTCTAAGTCTCTCAGTAATTCTGCCTATGATCCCAGTAAAAATGGGTCCTATTTCAGTCAGTGTTTTACTAATTTGGGCATCTTGGGAAAAGGATCTTTTGGAGAGGTCTTTAAG GTGCAAAGCAACAAGAACGGGCGTCTTTACGCTGTGAAGCGCTCTGCTTATCGCTTCAGAGGAAACAGCGACAGAGATCGAAGTGTGAAGGAGGCCAGGAACCACGAGCACCTTTGTCCTCATTCACACATCCTGAACTTTGTGGCTGCGTGGGAGGAGAGTGGCCGACTCTACATCCAGACAGAACTGTGCAGCACTAGTTTGCTGCTCCATGCTGAGAGCAAGCCCCCTGGACCAG ATGAGCCTGCTGCCTGGGCATACCTGTGTGACCTCCTCTCTGCTCTGCAACACTTACACTCTCATGGTTTTGTGCATCTGGACCTTAAGCCTGCTAATGTCCTCATCACTGACTCTGGCCGTCTGAAGTTGGGGGACTTTGGGCTTCTGATGGAGGTCAAGCAGACGATTACGGAGCGCACAGAGGACAAAGTAAAAGAGGATGTTCAAGAAGGTGATCCTAGATACATGGCCCCTGAGCTGCTCCGTGGAGAATATGGCCCTGCTGCTGACGTTTTTAG tttgggTGTTTCTATTCTTGAGCTGGCTTGTAATATCGAGGTTCCAAACGGTGGTGAGGGCTGGCAGCAGCTCAGACAGGGTCATCTTCCCTCTGAGTTTACCAACG GCCTGTCTGTTGAGCTACAGTCAGTCCTCCGGATGATGCTGACCCCTGAACCATCTGAGAGACCCACGGTCTTTGAGCTTCTGGCCCTCCCCTCTGTGAGGAGACATAGATGGAAACGGCGTGTTTATCTCATGGTTGCTGAAGCCATGCTGACTTTGGTCTCCATGTGTCAAGTAATGCTCCCA ATGGTGGTGTGCTTCGGATGCAGACTGCTGTCCTCATTACCTTTGTCCTTCCTCCCTCGATGGAACAAACCAGTGCCCAGCACCCCCCCTAAAGACAGCTGGGACAGAGATGTAACACTGTCCCTCAGTAGTATGCACACCAGTCACGAGAGTTTTGAGGACGACACTGTGTTTTTGCATCACACAGATCCCGATTTTTCTCCCACCTTTTCACACAG GGTGAATTCTAGGCTCTCTGCAGAAAGCACATCCACTCCTCTATCCGGTTCACCGATACGCAATCACAGAAGTCCCGTTCACACACCCGGGCATTCAACCCTGGGTGACTGGCCCTCATCTAACCTGGCTTTAACCCCTTCCAGCATCCATTCAAATGGCTTCTGCCACACACTCACACCCAGCACAAGCCCCGCACACACCAAGCATCACACAGGCTCTTCATCCAGTAAGTCTTCTGGCCGGCTGAGTCGTAACTGGATCAGAACAGAAGAGTCAGTACCCCGATCTAACTTTGAACCAAAGAacttgctcggtctgtttgaagaAACAACTCGAGAAGAACAGCCTGAGCCATGA